The genomic interval AGGTCCACACCATTCAGCCCAACAATCTAAAACAACAATTGGGTATTCACAAATGAATTCATCAATTGATTCATCAACAACTTTAACAGGTTCAGATGGAAAATTTTTTTCAGATTCACTCACTTTCTTCATTAACTCCTTTAACTTTTTAATTCTTATTTCCTCAAGCTCTTTATCCAAACTAATCACAAGCTTTTTTATGAAGCTGGAAACATAAATATAAATTAATCGATTTTAAATATTAATTAAGCAGCGATTTAAAAGTTAGCTTATGAAAAGGGAATATCCACTGCAACCTTTAATCGGTGTAAGCGTATTAATCGTTAACGAAAATAAGCTTCTTCTTGTAAAAAGACGGAATGAACCTGGAAAAAACTTATGGTCGATTCCAGGTGGATTAGTTGAGCTTGGAGAACCAGTTAAAAAAGCTGCTAAAAGAGAGGCTGAAGAGGAAACTGGATTAAAAATTAAAATTAAGAAGCTTTTAGATGTTATGGATGTTATAATTAAGGGCTCAAATAATAAACTA from Candidatus Bathyarchaeota archaeon carries:
- a CDS encoding NUDIX hydrolase: MKREYPLQPLIGVSVLIVNENKLLLVKRRNEPGKNLWSIPGGLVELGEPVKKAAKREAEEETGLKIKIKKLLDVMDVIIKGSNNKLRFHYVLIVFSAHPIEGELKLSKEHWAIKWVSFKKAENYNLTKTCRKLLRKFKRELNS